The sequence GACGTATTTGGATATTTTCACTGTATTCGGTGTACATGAGCCATTGGACCGATGCAGTTGAAAATCTCTTCACTATGCGGTGATAGTCATCTGGGGGTGGAATAGCGATGGTACCGGGGGCCAGGAAGTTAAACCTGTACATTGCAAGACATACCCCTGCAAGAGTGAGGTACTGAAAGGGATCTATAGACTGGGCCCCCTTTTGAGTCATACTCATAATTTCAGATCTATACATGGTGCAGGCCCGCTCCAAAATTTCAACATCTTGCTGACAATAAAATGCTAACTCTTTTTGAAAATCAAACGTTGCTGTTCTGTTTTCCTCATACCATTTCAGAAAATCGGCCTTGTCCTTGGGCATCATGTGATCCACACCATAGTATTTTACATCGGGTAATGGTCCTACATAGGCTTGATTTTCAACAGTGTTAAAAAAATGTGGGAAATGACCCTTGCATCCCTTGAACCCCAGGGCTTTGGGAAGTTTAGAGAGTGCCATAGGCAGGTGGTTCAAAGAATCTATGAATTTTATGTCAAGACTAGTTATTGTTACACACATCAGCTTTCCCCCCACGGCTACCAGCTGGGGATCAAGCTTCTCCATGATGAGCTGCTTAACGATAAAGTAGGAGTCATAGCCTTTGGCATTATGAGCTATGAACGTGCAGTGTTTGAATGTACTATCTGTGGTGAATGTTTTAACAAATTGATAAACGCATGTTTCACCTTTAAACTCCCAAGACTGACCAGATGCTGCCCATTTGGGGTCCTCTTTAAAAGCTCGAGCGTGGACATGGTTAGGAATATGTTCCCCTGTTTCTTGCATGCATTCAAAATCATAAAAAATGTAGTGTGTCGAGCATGCAGGCTCTTTAAGAGGTTCTATGTAACATAGGTGGTAATCCTCATTTTCCGCAAGGTTCGCTTTACAGACTTTACAGACCCTCCCGTGACACTCTTTGAACTTATGCTTCACATCAGTATAAGACCTGCATTTCTTACACCACTCCCTAGCTGGGCACTCCACCTCATTTATTCTTGCCAACGCGCAATGTCTTTGAAAGCATGCTTCTGAACTGCAGTACATGCAACAGTGTGGACATTTCTTTGCAACCCCCACCTCATTCTTGCAGTCTATGTTTGTGCACATTCTACAGTACCTAGAACAATTGTGTTTATGACAATATAGGGTATGACAGTGTCCACAGTAATTTCGTGCACCCATCAATGCTTTAGCATTCCGCACACCGTAATAATGATCCGAATGTAACAGGACGAAGAACGTATTTGGATACCGCGGTTCCTGTGTTTTAAAGATCCCCCACCCCTTATCAGAACATGTAACCACATGAATGttgacttttaaatggttttcaatACATGCTATATCATTGAGCCCCACCCTTTTCTGATCCGACCACCCTAGATCTCTGTGCAATTTTCTGGCAGCATTTAACAATTCTGCATCTGTGGGCTGCCCTTTTGCCATAACAGACAAGAGACCACCTGCAAAGCAGAGGTTGTGGTGCTCACTGTTGAAGTCCACCAGAAATTGCCTCTTTTTTTCAATAATAGAGCTATAAGGGATAGACTTGATTGAGCGGCGCCCACCCCCCCGTGGAGCTTTTACAATGGTAGCTACTAGGCGTAATGTGCTGTTACCCAGAATCTCCCTGTTGCTCTGGAGCAAGGCACTAATATATTCAAGGAACTCCCCTGTGCTTAgttcattctttttcttcttaaatgAATACAGAGCATTttctaacccaccaccctctaaGCGCAACTGAACATAGTCCCCATCTTCTATTCGCCCGTTCAGTtcatccagaacctcttgaatgCCTCTGAATAGTGCTGCAATAGCCTGGGGGAATGAGTTCACCCTGTCTAAATTAACAAAACGAAATTCTTCACTAATCATTAGTGACCTGTATCTTTCAAAAGGCCTCTCCCAGGATCTGACACGCTCCACATGAACCCCCGCATCCGGTGAGTTGTCATCTTCCTCTAGAGGTGGATTGTCCCTCTCAGTTGGGGGTGTCTCTAGAGGAGATGCTGCAACTTCCTGTGACAGGGGTTGTGAGCACTGTAGGGTAGAAGATAGCCCCCCAGCATCCCACACACTTTCTTGTTCCTGCATATGGTGTGGAGAGGGTGGAGCAGCACCTCTGGCATCCTCATCtcccctggggtggggggaaagggcctGTGGTCCCCCGCAACCCCCTTGTAATGAATTGTCATTACAGGCAGAATAGTTGTTACCGTTTTTAATATCAGGTGTATATTTGCCACATAGCTTGCCGAGCTGTATTTCTTCTTCAGCCACGGACTGCTGTGCTTTCTCCAGAATCAGCTTTTTCTCCTTTAGCCTCTTGAGGCCGTCACAAAGTTTCTGGCTGTATTCAAAAAGCTTTTTGTAACGCTCCTCAATATTTTGTGGAGGGTCGGGCTTCTTCTTCTTAGCAGGTGGTACTCCTTTAGCACTCGACTCTGGCTGTCGTCTCAGGCTGTGAGCTGTACTCCTGCGTCTTTGGCCACCCGGGGGCACAGCAGCTGATGTATCtagaaaacaaaaacacattattGCCTCCCCCGTGGCTATCTAGCATAACTCTCAGACCCATGTTAAGCTGAGACTTACTAGGGGCTGCTGTAGGAGTCTCTGTCGCTGCTACTGGCATGGTGCTTCCCTCTGAAATAATTTCTGTAAGAGAGCGGGACGGGGTTAATCTAGCTGTGTTGATACAGCTTTATAGTATATATTAGTGAGCGGCGGGATTTACCTATCTCTTCACTGAAGAAAGTTGGGCCATAGGCGTGGACCTCTGCTTGCACATCTGTAGTGCGGCGGGTGCTGGCTTGTTGAGCGCTCTTGGGAGGAGCAGTTTCCAGGGGCATATTCAAATCATCAAGAAATATTTCTGTGTAGAAACGATAGAGGGTGAGAAACAGATGATACAGATGTGTAGGAATAGGTACAAGGTGCGTATGCGGAGGGGGGGGTAAAATACCCATCATGGCTGATGGAGAATGCTTACATGCGGCACATTGACTTTCTCTGGCAGGAATGGGTTCATAGTGTGAGTATATACACACCCGTACAGTAGTAAGGCCCCTGAGCACCCCACACCCCCCCACACCCTAATACCAGCATTATGTCATGTGTAGGTGAGAAAATTTAAAAGTTGCTGCTATAATGAAAGTGATACACAAGATAAGGTGAGCATTAGTGCacattgtgtgtttgtttgtacaatacagctgagacttttttatttttattgattcaGCACCtgtcaaaaaacaaaatacatcaTATGATACATTCATCAGTTAACAAAAATTCATCACATGCATTTTTCTATTCTACCAGCATCATTAACAAAGAGCTTGGCAATGCTAATTTAGCATAAATATACATGCATGTTACTTGACTGAGAGAACAGCCCGCTTTAAAGTTAGTAGGTGTGAGAAAGCATGAGCAGTATTCTGAAAAGAACCCCGCCACCCCCTGAATCATATCAGTTTCATTAACAAAAGAGCATAGCATCATAAATTTAGATTAAAAGTACAGTTAGCAGCTATGGGGCGAATTTATATAATCACAGCCACTAGAAAAAACTCCCCTCAAAAATGAAtcctagaacacacacacacacacacacacacacacacaaattctgcaATAACTTTTACAATGAAAGGCTGTGTTAGAAAAGAGCCGTGTGCAGCATTCAGAGCAGAGCACAGGCTGTTATCAGACCCCTATTTGATAAACAGTTGGATAAAGAATGAGCTCTTAATGCCCCCCTCGGAACATAGAGACAGAGGTGTGAATCATATCAGTTTCATTAACAAAAGAGCATAGCATCATAAATTTAGATTAAAAGTACAGTTAGCAGCTATGGGGCGCATTTATATAATCACAGCCACTAGAAAAAAAACTTCCCTCAAAAATGAATcctagaaaacacacacacacgcacgcacgcacgcacgcacgcacgcacgcacgcacgcacaaatTCTGCAATAACTTTTACAATGAAAGGCTGTGTTAGAAAAGAGCAGTGTGCAGCATTCAGAGCAGAGCACATGCTGTTATCAGACCCCTATTTGATAAACAGTTGGATAAAGAATGAGCTCTTAATGCCCCCCTCGGAACATAGAGACAGAGGTGTGAATCATATCAGTTTCATTAACAAAAGAGCATAGCATCATAAATTTAGATTAAAAGTACAGTTAGCAGCTATGGGGCGCATTTATATAATCACAGCCACTAGAAAAAAACACCCCTCAAAAATGAAtcctagaacacacacacacacacacacacacacacacacacacacacacacacacacacacacaaattctgcaATAACTTTTACAATGAAAGGCTGTGTTAGAAAAGAGCAGTGTGCAGCATTCAGAGCAGAGCACAGGCTGTTATCAGACCCCTATTTGATAAACAGTTGGATAAAGAATGAGCTCTTAATGCCCCCCTTTGAAACATAGAGACAGGGGTGTGAATCATATCAGTTTCATTAACAGAGCTCATATACACAATAGTTGTAGGAGAGTGCTAGATTTAAAAAGTGTAGTTATAAGCAGGTGTGGAGAAACAGTATTCTGGCAGCAGGGTAAAACCCCTCAACCCTTTCTCAGTCTGGAAAAAGCATGCTGATTTAAAAATTCACCTTCAAGATCATCCAGAATGTGATGATGGTCGCTCATAATTTGTCcttattaaaaatggaaaaatacatAATATTAGAATCCCTTGTAAGAACTGTTAGCCCATAGATACTCACCAAGGATGGCTTGTTACCTTCTCTCTCTTCTTGACGCAGTGGGTAGAAAGCGTGTGTAAAAGCTGTGCCGTCTGTGTGGTTTTTAAACCCTTCAGATCCACACCCGTCATACCCCAAATCTTTGAAGAACAGTTGAAATATGGTGTTTTTCTTTTATGGCACCCCCATAATATGGAGGAATCAGCACATTTTTCCCTTATCTTTTGAAAACAGACTGTTGCCGTGTTCTGTCTGGTGGTACCAGAATCAGATTTTTAGGATGCCAGAAACATTCCCTTTTGGGGACTTGTAGGAGATGCGAACAGGATCAACTGAATAATTCTACACAAATAATTCTATCCCTGGTGTTAAATAATGCATAGAGGCTCGTAGATTTTGGGGGAaacactgttgttttatgaagatCATTTTAAGCAAAgctcataccccccccccaaattttgttagtctctagcTGACATAGGCCTACAGCTATCTTCTAAAAGCCCCCTGTCAGTATTTTTACACAAGAGGGCAGTGTTCATCAAGTATTCTTGAGTAACCTCTACTTCGCCCCCTGGGACCCTGCATCTGGGGTCTTATCGCATATATCGTGGTTATGTTTTTTACAACTTTGGTATGGTTCTGAATTGAAGCTACCTGGCATTTAAAGTAAACAGAAGCGTTATTTTCCCACCGCTGTCCAGCTTTCCAGCCCCAGAACCCTTTGGAATTTGTGTGAAAGTAATTATAACAagtatttattgggggggggggtgtcttgtaAAGATCACGCTTTTGTAGTGTCATTTTTACCACTGTTTTACAGATGCCCACCCCAGAGCCCTGTGGAATTTGAGTAAAAGTGATTACGACTAGTATTTATTGTTGTGTCTTGTAAGAGCGTTCTTTTGAATTGAACTTCTCATGCTATTACAGGACCATGTTTTAAAATCACttgtttaaaagaaattaaaagtaAAAAGGATTGCAAATCTTACAAACTATTACATTTTTCAATAATACTTCTCAGCTGAACAGTGAACCTTTAGTATGACCTATCTCTTTCCCCTTAAATTTGGAATGTTTTGTAGAGAGCATCGGGCCCGTCTCAGGAATTCTACTCTGCAGATACCATTAGATTGTGAATCTTTGGAGAAGCCTTAAATTCTTTATCATCTGTAGGCAGACAATGTTCTGATGGTAAGACAAAGGGAATAAACACATTTAAACTGATTGaaaagcaactttatttataCAAACACTGACTACATTCTACACAGTCTCCTTCTTATCTTTTTTGGAGACATACCCGGCGGTTTCTGTGATGGCAAGACAAAAGGCacgaacacatttttaaaaattgaaaacagCTTTGTTTTATATCAGGCACAGGCTACATCCTGATCTCTAAGACTGGCGCACATATACCACAGTAATTCAGTAAGGAGTTATGATGTGTGAATTTATTTCTAATAATCTTCATAGCCAGATCTACATAACGTTGTCTGCACTGCTTTAATAATCCATTTAGAGCATCTTGTGCATTCTTAGCATTTTGAATCGCTTCTATATACCTGCCTAGCCGTTTAATATGCCCCTCATTCATTGTAAAACAATGGATACTTGTGGCTAGCAGTGTTATGGTATAGAGCATGGGCCCCATGGAGAGTTTAGTAGATACATATTTCAAGTTCTGGTTATAGAAATCCTCTTCCCATGTCAGGCAATCGTGGCCCAGCTGCGCGGGGATATCTTCAACACATcctgtacatttaaaaaacattatctCGTTGAAACAATGGTTCAAAATGGAATATGAAACAGCTTTGACTACTTCATTCATTGCAGATCTTCTATTTTTAGGGTTGACATAATCCTCTGGAAGGATGCCCAGTTCAAAATATCTGTCCACACTGTCGTGCAGGGGCCATATCAGGCCAGGGGTATCTGAACGGCAGCATTCCTAGAAGAATTAACAACAGAGTGTTTAGATCGTGCTTTTACAGTCTGCAAACATATATTTGGGTGAGCCTTGTAAAATTAGAGCATACGTACCTCTATTATAGTTGTAGCCTGCTGGGTTGTTGAAAGGCTGCCCTCAGGGCTGCCTCTTTTGTTCATATTAGGTTCAGCATGGTCATTTTCTACAGTCCTTGGCGGTGAACCAAACAGACACTTCACAACCGACATGCCGCCATCTCCTTTGCGGGACATCTTGACATA is a genomic window of Eublepharis macularius isolate TG4126 chromosome 1, MPM_Emac_v1.0, whole genome shotgun sequence containing:
- the LOC129335230 gene encoding uncharacterized protein LOC129335230 encodes the protein MEEQQDDHSFFCGCSCWCKMENTPTNTLEMAEPVPEVKRKALKRMYVKMSRKGDGGMSVVKCLFGSPPRTVENDHAEPNMNKRGSPEGSLSTTQQATTIIEECCRSDTPGLIWPLHDSVDRYFELGILPEDYVNPKNRRSAMNEVVKAVSYSILNHCFNEIMFFKCTGCVEDIPAQLGHDCLTWEEDFYNQNLKYVSTKLSMGPMLYTITLLATSIHCFTMNEGHIKRLGRYIEAIQNAKNAQDALNGLLKQCRQRYVDLAMKIIRNKFTHHNSLLNYCGICAPVLEIRM